The Microbacterium luteum genome includes a region encoding these proteins:
- a CDS encoding DUF3499 family protein, which produces MRDRLCSKVGCAREAVSTLTYDYGDQMAALGPLGRANDPHAHDLCAAHTDRLSVPRGWVVIRHETLQV; this is translated from the coding sequence ATGCGCGACAGACTCTGCTCCAAAGTGGGATGCGCCCGCGAGGCGGTGTCGACCCTGACCTACGACTACGGCGACCAGATGGCCGCCCTGGGACCCCTGGGTCGCGCGAACGATCCGCACGCGCACGATCTGTGCGCCGCCCACACCGATCGGCTGTCCGTGCCGCGCGGGTGGGTCGTCATCCGCCACGAGACCCTGCAGGTGTGA
- the katG gene encoding catalase/peroxidase HPI, protein MTNADENPAGIGSDTEIDQSVTDIDTPESERADGETRPSPNDAAAGTCPVLHGDQPHPTTGDANRVWWPNQLNLKVLAKNPAVANPLGEDFDYKAAFESLDLAAVKADIAEVMTTSQDWWPADFGHYGPLMIRMAWHSAGTYRITDGRGGGGAGQQRFAPLNSWPDNVSLDKARRLLWPVKKKYGQNLSWADLMILAGNVALEDMGFETFGFAGGRADVWEPDADVYWGPETTWLGDERYSGDRDLEKPLAAVQMGLIYVNPEGPNGNPDPMASARDIRETFGRMAMNDEETVALIAGGHTFGKTHGAAPDTNIEDNPEAAGLEQQGLGWKNNFGTGKGDDTITSGLEVTWTYHPTRWDNEFFHILYAYEWELMTSPGGGHQWRPVDGGGADMVPLAHSDGRREPRMLTSDLALRTDPEYDRISRRFKDDPKAFADAFARAWFKLTHRDMGPKVRYLGSEVPAEDLIWQDPVPAVDHELIDADDARALKAQIMDAGLTVAELVGTTWAAASSFRGSDKRGGVNGARIRLAPQKDWEVNNPAQLQKVLSVLEGVKASFEDGRTDGKKVSLADLIVLAGNAAVEKAARDGGVDAEVPFHPGRTDASEEQTDAVSFEFLEPAADGFRNYYGPKATMPGEYHLIDKANLLTLSAPGMTVLVGGMRALGANWDGSDHGVLTTRKGVLSNDFFVNLLDLGTTWKPLDKGGHAFMGTKDGSGAPVGVGTRADLLFGSNSELRAVAEVYASDDANEKFVRDFVAAWGKVTELDRFDLV, encoded by the coding sequence ATGACGAACGCTGACGAGAACCCCGCCGGCATCGGCTCCGACACCGAGATCGACCAGTCGGTCACCGACATCGACACCCCCGAGAGCGAGCGCGCCGACGGCGAGACCCGACCGAGCCCGAACGACGCCGCCGCGGGTACGTGCCCCGTCCTCCACGGCGACCAGCCGCATCCGACCACGGGCGACGCGAACCGCGTGTGGTGGCCCAACCAGCTCAACCTCAAGGTGCTCGCGAAGAACCCGGCCGTTGCCAACCCGCTGGGCGAGGACTTCGACTACAAGGCCGCCTTCGAGAGCCTCGACCTCGCCGCAGTGAAGGCCGACATCGCCGAGGTGATGACCACCTCGCAGGATTGGTGGCCCGCCGACTTCGGTCACTACGGACCCCTCATGATCCGCATGGCCTGGCACAGCGCCGGCACCTACCGCATCACGGACGGTCGCGGAGGCGGCGGAGCCGGCCAGCAGCGCTTCGCGCCGCTGAACAGCTGGCCCGACAACGTCTCGCTCGACAAGGCACGCCGCCTGCTGTGGCCGGTGAAGAAGAAGTACGGCCAGAACCTGTCGTGGGCCGACCTCATGATCCTCGCCGGAAACGTCGCCCTCGAAGACATGGGCTTCGAGACCTTCGGCTTCGCCGGCGGCCGTGCCGACGTGTGGGAGCCCGACGCCGACGTGTACTGGGGCCCCGAGACCACGTGGCTCGGCGACGAGCGCTACAGCGGTGACCGCGACCTGGAGAAGCCCCTCGCCGCCGTGCAGATGGGCCTCATCTACGTCAACCCCGAGGGCCCGAACGGCAACCCCGACCCGATGGCCTCGGCGCGCGACATCCGCGAGACCTTCGGTCGCATGGCGATGAACGACGAGGAGACCGTCGCGCTCATCGCCGGCGGGCACACCTTCGGCAAGACCCACGGCGCGGCGCCCGACACCAACATCGAGGACAACCCCGAGGCGGCCGGCCTCGAGCAGCAGGGGCTGGGCTGGAAGAACAACTTCGGCACCGGCAAGGGCGATGACACCATCACCTCCGGGCTCGAGGTCACCTGGACCTACCACCCGACCCGCTGGGACAACGAGTTCTTCCACATCCTGTACGCGTACGAGTGGGAGCTCATGACGAGCCCCGGAGGCGGCCACCAGTGGCGTCCGGTGGACGGCGGCGGAGCCGACATGGTGCCGCTGGCTCACTCCGACGGGCGCCGCGAGCCCCGCATGCTCACGAGCGACCTCGCGCTGCGCACCGACCCCGAGTACGACCGGATCTCGCGTCGCTTCAAGGATGACCCGAAGGCCTTCGCCGACGCGTTCGCGCGGGCGTGGTTCAAGCTGACCCACCGCGACATGGGACCGAAGGTGCGCTACCTCGGCTCCGAGGTGCCCGCCGAGGACCTCATCTGGCAGGACCCTGTTCCGGCCGTCGATCACGAGCTGATCGACGCCGACGACGCGCGGGCCCTCAAGGCTCAGATCATGGATGCCGGGCTCACCGTCGCCGAACTCGTCGGCACCACGTGGGCCGCCGCATCGAGCTTCCGCGGCAGCGACAAGCGCGGTGGTGTCAACGGCGCGCGCATCCGCCTGGCCCCGCAGAAGGACTGGGAGGTCAACAACCCCGCCCAGCTGCAGAAGGTGCTGAGCGTGCTCGAGGGGGTCAAGGCCTCGTTCGAGGACGGCCGCACCGACGGCAAGAAGGTCTCGCTGGCCGACCTCATCGTGCTCGCGGGCAATGCCGCGGTCGAGAAGGCGGCGCGTGACGGCGGCGTCGACGCGGAGGTGCCGTTCCACCCGGGCCGCACCGACGCCAGTGAGGAGCAGACGGATGCGGTGTCGTTCGAGTTCCTCGAGCCGGCCGCCGATGGGTTCCGCAACTACTACGGCCCGAAGGCGACCATGCCCGGTGAGTACCACCTCATCGACAAGGCGAACCTGCTGACCCTGTCGGCACCGGGGATGACGGTGCTCGTCGGCGGGATGCGTGCGCTGGGTGCGAACTGGGACGGCTCGGATCACGGCGTGCTCACCACCCGCAAGGGCGTGCTGTCGAACGACTTCTTCGTGAACCTGCTCGACCTCGGCACGACCTGGAAGCCGCTGGACAAGGGCGGCCACGCGTTCATGGGCACCAAGGACGGCTCCGGCGCACCCGTCGGCGTCGGCACCCGCGCCGACCTGCTGTTCGGCTCGAACTCCGAGCTGCGCGCGGTCGCCGAGGTGTACGCGAGCGACGACGCGAACGAGAAGTTCGTGCGCGACTTCGTCGCCGCCTGGGGCAAGGTCACCGAACTCGACCGGTTCGACCTCGTCTGA
- a CDS encoding DUF5719 family protein: MSDKRTFRWATTSARMLVGTLVGIGFVVAVVTAVSVPWPQIDRTAPSIQERPAAEESIAACTGDLLATGRDVEDAAGIVSAADSTFTLGTSEADADPELTALPAPTLGEEESAVALVAEPDGEDRVDVAAAGSATVADEDLRGYAASPCRPALMESWLVAGSTATGSADLVLLSNPGDVAATVQLTVYGAQGAIEPPGGADVVVAAGSQRIIPLAGLILGEASPVVRVTAVGAPVHASVQSSITRGLIAGGVEQTSAVSAPQTSQVITGVGVADEPEDDEPGTVLRLLAPVTDTTATVRVTASDALQSVVVERTIELTAGIPTEAELGGLEVGQYTVEVTGEVELLASVWQATGSGEAADFAWYMPAPELGTPSTFATPAGPEPQLTLANVTDTEMTVAIAAIDGSDEQEVVVAARTSTTLRLTARMVYSIDDGGDGIHAGLSFSGDGALAGYPVWPSEAASDAITVYP, encoded by the coding sequence ATGAGCGACAAGCGCACCTTCCGCTGGGCGACCACCAGCGCCCGGATGCTCGTGGGCACCCTGGTCGGGATCGGCTTCGTCGTGGCCGTCGTCACCGCGGTGTCGGTGCCGTGGCCGCAGATCGACCGCACGGCGCCGTCGATCCAGGAGCGTCCCGCGGCGGAGGAGAGCATCGCCGCGTGCACGGGCGATCTGCTGGCCACCGGGCGCGACGTCGAGGATGCGGCCGGCATCGTCTCCGCCGCGGACTCCACCTTCACGCTGGGCACGAGCGAAGCCGACGCCGATCCCGAACTCACCGCGCTTCCCGCCCCCACCCTGGGCGAGGAGGAGAGCGCCGTCGCCCTGGTCGCGGAGCCCGACGGCGAGGACCGCGTCGACGTCGCAGCCGCCGGCTCCGCGACCGTCGCCGACGAAGACCTGCGCGGCTACGCCGCTTCCCCCTGCCGGCCGGCGCTGATGGAATCCTGGCTCGTTGCGGGATCCACCGCCACCGGCTCCGCCGACCTCGTGCTGCTCTCCAACCCCGGCGATGTCGCGGCGACCGTGCAGCTGACCGTCTACGGCGCACAGGGCGCGATCGAACCCCCCGGCGGCGCCGACGTCGTCGTGGCAGCCGGCAGCCAGCGGATCATCCCCCTCGCCGGGCTCATCCTCGGCGAAGCCAGCCCCGTCGTTCGCGTGACCGCCGTAGGCGCGCCCGTGCACGCATCCGTACAGTCCAGCATCACGCGGGGCCTCATCGCCGGAGGGGTCGAGCAGACATCCGCCGTCTCCGCACCGCAGACGAGCCAGGTCATCACCGGTGTGGGCGTCGCCGACGAGCCGGAGGACGACGAGCCCGGCACCGTGCTCCGCCTGCTCGCGCCCGTCACCGACACGACCGCGACGGTGCGGGTCACCGCATCCGACGCCCTGCAGTCGGTCGTGGTCGAGCGCACCATCGAGCTGACGGCGGGCATCCCGACCGAGGCGGAACTGGGCGGCCTCGAGGTCGGTCAGTACACCGTCGAGGTGACCGGTGAGGTCGAGCTGCTCGCCTCGGTGTGGCAGGCGACGGGATCGGGTGAGGCGGCCGACTTCGCGTGGTACATGCCGGCGCCCGAACTCGGCACGCCGAGCACGTTCGCCACGCCGGCGGGTCCCGAGCCGCAGCTCACCCTCGCGAACGTCACCGACACGGAGATGACCGTCGCGATCGCCGCGATCGACGGCTCGGACGAGCAGGAGGTCGTCGTCGCCGCGCGCACGTCGACCACGCTCCGGCTGACCGCGCGCATGGTCTACAGCATCGACGACGGCGGCGACGGCATCCACGCCGGCCTGTCTTTCAGCGGCGACGGCGCGCTCGCCGGTTACCCGGTGTGGCCGTCCGAAGCGGCCTCCGACGCGATCACCGTCTACCCGTGA
- a CDS encoding metallopeptidase family protein, giving the protein MAWRRAKPSATPARRPARHGRHGRVGRSPIVRPPLPPIDTRIERFDLAVGAAAEFLRSAWDDLRDVSFEIGDMPGETGDRGIPRWTVDTTRKRIIVWRLPIERLSHLHRDDDLHRRMMIESCVFRAAAEYLDMDPWDLGPERFRYF; this is encoded by the coding sequence ATGGCGTGGAGACGTGCGAAGCCCTCGGCGACACCGGCCCGCCGGCCCGCCCGCCACGGCCGCCACGGGCGCGTGGGCCGCAGCCCGATCGTGCGCCCGCCGCTGCCTCCCATCGACACCCGCATCGAGCGTTTCGACCTCGCCGTCGGTGCGGCGGCGGAATTCCTGCGCTCGGCGTGGGACGACCTGCGCGACGTGAGCTTCGAGATCGGCGACATGCCCGGGGAGACCGGTGATCGCGGCATTCCGCGGTGGACGGTGGACACCACCCGCAAGCGCATCATCGTGTGGCGACTGCCCATCGAGCGGCTGAGCCACCTGCACCGCGACGACGACCTGCACCGGCGCATGATGATCGAGAGCTGCGTGTTCCGCGCGGCCGCGGAGTATCTCGACATGGATCCGTGGGATCTCGGCCCCGAGCGGTTCCGCTACTTCTGA
- a CDS encoding RDD family protein — translation MSTPAPTVVEIHQDEVLTGEAVALDVQPVGFFLRALSALIDVLVGIAVLLLFVAIVGWLGSLGMLDTDVLPIVTIVVAVLVMVVIPTTVETATRGRSLGRLAVGARVVRIDGGASGFRQAFIRALTGVLEIWLTLGALAAVVGAFTPRSQRLGDLLAGTYAERTRTPALPAPAPGVPSSLLSWAETADVAHLPAGLSRRMAQFVRQADHMMPGARSRVALSLAEEAASHVSPVPHADPETFVRAVVAVRRDRELRALELQSQRVARLTRGLGA, via the coding sequence ATGAGCACGCCGGCGCCGACCGTGGTCGAGATCCACCAGGACGAGGTGCTCACCGGTGAGGCCGTCGCTCTCGACGTGCAGCCGGTCGGCTTCTTCCTGCGGGCCCTCAGCGCCCTGATCGACGTGCTCGTCGGCATCGCGGTGCTCCTGCTGTTCGTGGCGATCGTCGGATGGCTCGGGAGCCTCGGGATGCTCGACACCGACGTGCTCCCCATCGTGACGATCGTCGTCGCCGTGCTGGTGATGGTTGTCATCCCGACCACGGTCGAGACGGCCACGCGGGGTCGCAGTCTCGGCCGACTCGCCGTCGGCGCGCGGGTCGTGCGCATCGACGGCGGCGCATCCGGATTCCGGCAGGCCTTCATCCGCGCCCTCACCGGAGTGCTGGAGATCTGGCTCACCCTCGGTGCGCTCGCCGCCGTCGTCGGCGCGTTCACCCCGCGCTCCCAGCGCCTGGGCGACCTGCTGGCCGGCACCTATGCGGAGCGCACGCGCACGCCGGCGCTGCCTGCGCCCGCACCGGGTGTGCCATCCTCGCTCCTGTCGTGGGCCGAGACCGCCGACGTGGCGCACCTCCCGGCCGGCCTCTCCCGGCGCATGGCGCAGTTCGTGCGGCAGGCCGATCACATGATGCCGGGCGCGCGCAGCCGCGTCGCCCTGTCACTCGCCGAGGAGGCCGCCTCGCACGTCTCCCCCGTGCCGCATGCCGACCCGGAGACGTTCGTGCGCGCCGTCGTCGCCGTCCGCCGCGACCGCGAGCTGCGCGCGCTGGAGCTGCAGTCGCAGCGCGTGGCCCGCCTCACCCGCGGCCTCGGCGCCTGA
- a CDS encoding stage II sporulation protein M: MDLDALTAARREEWDRLDALSRTRRPTGDEVDELVTRYRSASADLADIKTSAGRTPHGDHVSTMLSRARLRLTGAPENVLRQIPRFFALQLPAALHRLRWTTLVIAVAFVAVGAIVAAWVAADPALVASLGPQAALEQYAENDFAEYYSENPAAVFAGTVWTNNAWIAAQCVMFGITGIWPIMVLVQNAVGVGTAAAIMFAFGRGDVFVLYILPHGLLELTCIFVAGAAGLHIFWAWVAPGRRSRGQALAEAGRSLATVALGLVLALAVAGLIEGFVTAQPWPWPVKIGIGALALGAFVFYMVVVGGRARRAGETGDLTEYEAGTPTLYAG; the protein is encoded by the coding sequence GTGGACCTCGACGCCCTGACTGCCGCCCGGCGCGAGGAATGGGACCGTCTGGATGCGCTCAGCCGCACGCGCCGGCCCACCGGCGACGAGGTGGACGAGCTCGTCACGCGATACCGGTCGGCGAGCGCGGACCTCGCCGACATCAAGACCTCGGCCGGTCGCACCCCGCACGGCGACCACGTCTCGACGATGCTCTCCCGGGCGCGTCTGCGCCTGACCGGTGCTCCCGAGAACGTGCTGCGGCAGATCCCGCGCTTCTTCGCCCTGCAGCTGCCGGCGGCGCTCCACCGGCTGCGATGGACGACGCTGGTCATCGCGGTCGCCTTCGTCGCCGTGGGCGCGATCGTGGCGGCATGGGTCGCCGCCGACCCGGCGCTCGTCGCGAGTCTCGGACCTCAGGCGGCGCTGGAGCAGTACGCCGAGAACGACTTCGCCGAGTACTACTCCGAGAATCCCGCGGCGGTCTTCGCCGGCACCGTCTGGACCAACAACGCGTGGATCGCCGCGCAGTGCGTGATGTTCGGCATCACCGGCATCTGGCCGATCATGGTGCTCGTGCAGAACGCGGTGGGCGTGGGCACGGCCGCCGCGATCATGTTCGCTTTCGGCCGTGGTGACGTGTTCGTGCTCTACATCCTCCCGCACGGCCTGCTGGAGCTGACCTGCATCTTCGTCGCGGGGGCGGCCGGGCTGCACATCTTCTGGGCCTGGGTCGCGCCCGGACGGCGTTCCCGTGGGCAGGCGCTCGCCGAGGCGGGGCGCTCGCTGGCGACCGTCGCGCTCGGGCTCGTTCTGGCGCTCGCCGTCGCCGGTCTCATCGAGGGCTTCGTCACCGCGCAGCCCTGGCCGTGGCCGGTCAAGATCGGCATCGGAGCGCTCGCGCTCGGCGCCTTCGTGTTCTACATGGTCGTCGTGGGAGGGCGGGCCCGCCGTGCCGGGGAGACCGGTGACCTCACCGAGTACGAGGCCGGCACGCCCACCCTCTACGCGGGCTAG
- the ahcY gene encoding adenosylhomocysteinase, whose translation MSSDTAAPTRTVPDHAVRDLSLADAGRHQLRLAENEMPGLMALRDEFGASQPLKGARIAGSLHMTVQTGVLIETLVALGAQVRWASCNIFSTQDEAAAAVVVGPDGTVDEPRGVPVFAWKGETLAEYWDLADRIFDWSAEGFDGPNLILDDGGDATLLVHKGVEFEKAGAVPDAVAGDSEEYRVVLETLRRSLARDPQRFTRMADGILGVTEETTTGVHRLYELAASDRLLFPAINVNDSVTKSKFDNVYGIRHSLPDGINRATDVLMGGKVAFVAGYGDVGKGAAEALRGQGARVIIGEVDPICALQAAMDGYQVARLDTVLGDVDIVITGTGNRDVVTAEHLLGLKHLAVVGNVGHFDNEIDMAGLEALEGVEKVEIKPQVHEWRLPNGRSVLVLSEGRLLNLGNATGHPSFVMSASFTNQVLAQIELYLRPEQYPLGVYVLPKVLDEKVARLHLDALGVELTELTEAQAAYLGVPVEGPYKLGHYRY comes from the coding sequence ATGTCCTCCGACACCGCCGCGCCGACCCGCACCGTTCCCGATCACGCCGTCCGCGACCTCTCGCTCGCCGACGCCGGTCGCCACCAGCTGCGGCTGGCGGAGAACGAGATGCCGGGCCTGATGGCCCTTCGCGACGAGTTCGGCGCGTCGCAGCCGTTGAAGGGTGCGCGCATCGCCGGCTCCCTGCACATGACGGTGCAGACCGGGGTGCTCATCGAGACGCTCGTCGCGCTGGGTGCGCAGGTGCGGTGGGCCAGCTGCAACATCTTCTCCACCCAGGACGAAGCCGCCGCCGCCGTCGTCGTCGGCCCCGACGGCACGGTCGACGAGCCGCGCGGGGTTCCGGTGTTCGCCTGGAAGGGCGAGACGCTGGCGGAGTACTGGGACCTCGCCGACCGCATCTTCGACTGGTCGGCGGAGGGCTTCGACGGCCCGAACCTCATCCTCGACGACGGTGGCGACGCGACCCTGCTCGTGCACAAGGGCGTCGAATTCGAGAAGGCGGGTGCGGTGCCCGACGCCGTCGCGGGCGACTCCGAGGAGTACCGCGTCGTGCTCGAGACGCTTCGTCGCAGCCTCGCCCGCGACCCGCAGCGCTTCACGCGTATGGCCGACGGAATCCTCGGCGTGACCGAGGAGACGACCACCGGGGTGCACCGTCTCTACGAGCTGGCCGCATCCGATCGTCTGCTGTTCCCCGCGATCAACGTCAACGACTCCGTCACGAAGTCGAAGTTCGACAACGTCTACGGCATCCGCCACTCGCTGCCCGACGGCATCAACCGGGCGACGGATGTGCTCATGGGCGGCAAGGTCGCGTTCGTCGCCGGTTACGGCGACGTCGGCAAGGGCGCCGCCGAGGCCCTCCGTGGTCAGGGCGCCCGCGTCATCATCGGCGAGGTCGACCCCATCTGCGCGCTCCAGGCCGCCATGGACGGGTACCAGGTCGCGCGCCTGGACACCGTCCTCGGCGACGTCGACATCGTGATCACCGGCACCGGCAACCGCGACGTCGTGACGGCGGAGCACCTCCTCGGCCTCAAGCACCTCGCCGTCGTCGGCAACGTCGGTCACTTCGACAACGAGATCGACATGGCCGGGCTCGAGGCTCTCGAGGGCGTCGAGAAGGTCGAGATCAAGCCGCAGGTGCACGAGTGGCGTCTGCCGAACGGCCGCAGCGTGCTGGTGCTGAGCGAAGGGCGCCTGCTGAACCTCGGCAATGCCACCGGGCATCCCTCGTTCGTCATGAGCGCCTCGTTCACCAACCAGGTTCTCGCGCAGATCGAGCTCTACCTGCGCCCGGAGCAGTACCCCCTCGGCGTCTACGTGCTGCCGAAGGTGCTCGATGAGAAGGTCGCCCGCCTGCACCTCGACGCACTCGGTGTCGAGCTCACCGAGCTGACCGAGGCGCAGGCCGCCTACCTCGGGGTCCCGGTCGAGGGCCCCTACAAGCTGGGCCACTACCGCTACTGA
- a CDS encoding Fur family transcriptional regulator has translation MTNPDAHDVDASLRGAGLRVTDTRRAVFSALHGAAHIAAEPLFDRVRESLPGTSKQSVYNALGDFVEAGIARRIEPAGHAGLYELRVGDNHHHLVCSQCGRVEDVDCVTGAAPCLHPSDTRGFAVHTAEVTFWGVCAPCSAAAA, from the coding sequence ATGACCAACCCGGATGCGCACGACGTCGACGCGTCCCTGCGCGGTGCCGGGCTGCGGGTGACCGACACGCGGCGCGCCGTGTTCTCCGCCCTCCACGGCGCCGCGCACATCGCGGCTGAACCGCTCTTCGATCGCGTGCGCGAGAGTCTCCCCGGTACGAGCAAGCAGTCCGTCTACAACGCTCTCGGCGACTTCGTCGAGGCGGGCATCGCGCGTCGGATCGAGCCGGCGGGCCACGCCGGGCTCTACGAACTGCGCGTCGGTGACAACCATCACCATCTCGTCTGCTCCCAGTGCGGACGCGTCGAAGACGTCGACTGCGTGACCGGCGCAGCGCCGTGCCTGCACCCGTCCGACACGCGGGGCTTCGCGGTGCACACCGCCGAAGTCACGTTCTGGGGTGTGTGCGCCCCGTGCTCCGCCGCAGCCGCATGA
- a CDS encoding aquaporin gives MSNDPRPEKSIPPTDLEHTPPPGGPTLGAKLAAEGFGTFLLVFGLIGTALFANHFADAERVFAPGIVYIAASFAVGLAVIIGAYAFGPISGGHFNPAVTLGLAAAGRFPWRGTLAYIGAQIVGGLVATTVLVLIGLFGPAGWLPAAQDSGFASNGWDALSPGGFGMPAAIIIEIILTGLFLLVILGVTHPTRGTTFAGLAIGLSLTLIHLVSIPVDNTSVNPARSLATAVYGGGEALVQLWVFLLFPVVGAVLAGFAYRALFDSEVGGS, from the coding sequence ATGAGCAACGATCCGCGTCCTGAGAAATCCATCCCACCCACCGACCTCGAACACACCCCGCCGCCGGGCGGACCGACCCTCGGCGCCAAGCTCGCCGCGGAAGGGTTCGGAACCTTCCTGCTCGTCTTCGGACTCATCGGAACAGCGCTGTTCGCGAACCACTTCGCCGATGCCGAGCGCGTCTTCGCCCCCGGGATCGTCTATATCGCCGCCTCGTTCGCCGTCGGACTCGCGGTGATCATCGGCGCCTACGCGTTCGGTCCGATCTCGGGCGGGCACTTCAACCCCGCCGTCACCCTGGGCCTGGCCGCCGCCGGCAGGTTCCCGTGGCGCGGCACACTCGCCTACATCGGCGCTCAGATCGTCGGCGGCCTCGTCGCCACCACCGTGCTGGTGCTCATCGGCCTCTTCGGCCCGGCGGGCTGGCTGCCCGCCGCGCAGGACAGCGGATTCGCCAGCAACGGATGGGATGCGCTCTCGCCCGGTGGGTTCGGCATGCCGGCGGCGATCATCATCGAGATCATCCTCACGGGGCTGTTCCTGCTCGTGATCCTCGGTGTCACGCACCCCACCCGCGGCACGACATTCGCGGGCCTCGCGATCGGGCTGTCGCTCACCCTCATCCACTTGGTGAGCATCCCCGTGGACAACACCTCGGTCAACCCGGCGCGGTCCCTGGCGACGGCGGTGTACGGCGGCGGCGAGGCGCTCGTGCAGCTGTGGGTGTTCCTTCTGTTCCCCGTGGTGGGTGCCGTGCTCGCCGGCTTCGCCTATCGCGCGCTCTTCGACAGCGAGGTCGGCGGCTCCTAG